The Anoplolepis gracilipes chromosome 7, ASM4749672v1, whole genome shotgun sequence genome segment aaataattattttcaatagcgcgcacgcacacactcacgcgcacatacacacaccacacacacacacacacacacatcaacAGTATCAAAAGATTCTAACGTGTTGTAACGCTTGGTTTGTTTTGGATTCTACCAATGTATACCACTGCTAttagattgaaaataaaaaaaaaaaacaaaaataaaataaatcaacaaaACTTTATCCGGACCCTTCAATATGTACACAACCCagattttcatatatgtaaaaattgaagacttcagtaaaaataataatataacatatacatatatatatatatatatatatgtatatgatgtaatattaattatatcttttgtgTTAAATATGTTCTTTCTGTTCATCATTAATCACGTATAAATCaagacattataataatattttataagataaatacatataatatttagttttttattaacaagaacAATTCTGACAATAAACAAAAAGCAAATTCCACAAATATCGTGAGACAGTATatgaatacaatatatatatataataaaatataaaaaagtaataatagtcttaaaaatacataaatatcaataccacacaatataataatacaataataataatacaataataataattgcagcaaaaattaaatcagcAAGATATTGAcaatgagattaaaataaatttgagactgttttaatatatatagagtatttataatatacactataatattatgttacatGCAGACTTATAAAAACAGCAAatgttatgttttatttctgtttaaatCATGTTTAGTCActtgaaattatttgcatttataaaatagtttgaacattatatagattttaatctTGAAGCATAAGAGGGAGGCAtgtgtatacaaatattaatactttataataagtattaattttatctataaataaaagtattaataaatattcattaaatcttaatatattacaatcttAACTATGTCTCATCAAAAGATGAAACAACCTTAACATTGATTTTCTGTGATTTAAAAGATTCGATGCCGTCCTTTGTTACAGAAGTACCAGTTACATCCAAGTACTCTAATCTTGATGCATTTGAAGCCAAATGGATAAGACTTGAATTTGTTACACGTggataatttctaaaaagaaaaaaataaatgtctacAGATTtattctttcctcttttcatTCTGCTTAAAAGATTCTAAATCTTTTAGTATTTGTTGTAGTCAGTTGGAACTTACCTAAcaactaatattttaagatttggATTGTTAGATATTCGtctattttcttgtaatattatCATTCCTTGTGGAGAGCTGTTTATTACTTTTCTATCACAAGAATCACTTCCAAGGGCACAAATTGCTCTATCCGATATTAAACATCGTTGAAGTCCATTGTCAAAAGCATACGCATCGATTAAaaactgtataataaaaaataatgtatttttacgtttttgtacgcattttaaatttaagagagagaaaaaggatatcaatttttataattagtacTTATAAATTAGTTTTCTGCAAAAATACCTGTGCCAGATTATTATCTTCAAATATTGGTAATTGTAAAGCTTGCCGTCGTTCTTGGAATTGTTGCTCCAAAGACTCTTCATTTCTTAATGTGGAAGGGCATTCCAAATAAAGATGTGTTAAAGTTTTAGTGCTACTAAAACAACCGACCTCACTATCCCCGAGTGCCGTATCTCGtaaatctaaaatctaaaacacaatacataatacataaaagtatctatattaaaatatttccctGAGAAAACTAGAGATaagaatgataattaaaatagtataaataatggagaagtaaagaaatatatcataCCTCCAATGTTTTAAATCCAAATCTAGTTGCTAGACTAGCATATGCAACACATTCGCCCAAACGATGACATGAATTCAATCTAAGTTCCTTAAGTTTGGGTATTTTACTGATAACTAGTAAAGAATGTGGTGTAAACCATTGACAATTGCTCAAAATTAAACACTAAAAATAGTAtccgtaatatataatatagtaatatgaTTAGCATATAggattgtaataatataagaaagtagtattataaaaaaaaaatatatatataataataaatgtgtatctgttcattatttttcaaaatatttcatagtattgtaaattaattaaaactatataaacaacaaatagcttatttattagatattttaaataatgtacttTATACCATTTTGATGTAAAGtatgtagttttatataacataaaataactaattcatataatatacagagtgtaaagcagatatataaatgtaaaaaaattaataaacaaaaaagataaaaaatgacagaacaaaatagttttattttaaaaatgtatatctaCATTACAACTTACCGTTAAATTAGGCATGTATAAatccattttaaaaaaataagatttattactTTGTAGATAATCCACTTGGCAACCTTCTAATGAAAGCTTTTCGATAGTAGATGGAAAATCTGTTATTTGAATCTGTaagtttcattataataaatttaataagtattcTATTACAACaaacaaaaagagaaggaaaaaaagagaaaaaaagagaaaagaaagaagggaAAAGATATCAATTAAACACTAACGTTtagtaaacatattttaaaaatatataacattataaaagtttttatattaagatataccTCGTCTCCgttgatataatattcttcaatGATCAATTCTTTTAACTGATTGCATAGTGTCTTTATATTCGTAAAGAATTTTTGTGTAAGAGCTGAATTGCCAGAGACAAAATTGCCACGTATTGCCAAACTCATTGTGATTGGTTGCAGGAACTTTATGTATTGATTTAAATCATTTAGAAGCATCGGCTTTGTTCGAAAATCTACTCTTCTCCAAAGAGTTCTATCTTGTGTTAATTGTGCAAGTCTGTGGCAACATCTATGTGatcagagaaaaattaattatagtataaaaatattataagaaataaaatatgcaaataaatatataacttacaaACTGACTGCCATAAGATCTTGtggatataaatatcccaGTATATTGAGTAAAACATCATCTGAAAATTCAAGTATGTGTGGAGATATTACTCTACTTGTACTTGTTTCTTCAAACTTTAAACGTTTTATATCCCTGCTACTAGATGGTTCAGGAGAAAGGGATTTACTGCGTTTTATCTTCATCTTTTTTTGTAGTTATATCTGAGAAacaaaaaaggaagagaaagataaattgtcatataaaaagaatttaaaaatttaaacatataagaaTCATAtgttttaacttaaaatatctttttctagaattgatatattttataaatattgacatacatttttttttaattaaaaagctatACTATTTACACATTGACAAATAATACttgcttaaattaaaaaccttctcttataaaaaaattacaaagtctttaatattaagataagataaattaatcaa includes the following:
- the LOC140667642 gene encoding uncharacterized protein translates to MKIKRSKSLSPEPSSSRDIKRLKFEETSTSRVISPHILEFSDDVLLNILGYLYPQDLMAVSLCCHRLAQLTQDRTLWRRVDFRTKPMLLNDLNQYIKFLQPITMSLAIRGNFVSGNSALTQKFFTNIKTLCNQLKELIIEEYYINGDEIQITDFPSTIEKLSLEGCQVDYLQSNKSYFFKMDLYMPNLTCLILSNCQWFTPHSLLVISKIPKLKELRLNSCHRLGECVAYASLATRFGFKTLEILDLRDTALGDSEVGCFSSTKTLTHLYLECPSTLRNEESLEQQFQERRQALQLPIFEDNNLAQFLIDAYAFDNGLQRCLISDRAICALGSDSCDRKVINSSPQGMIILQENRRISNNPNLKILVVRNYPRVTNSSLIHLASNASRLEYLDVTGTSVTKDGIESFKSQKINVKVVSSFDET